TTATCTCATTATCCAAGACTTCAGGGGGAAGACCTATGGTGTTGTTAAAAGCGGGTGGTGGAATGACAATGTAGATTTTGGGGTGGGAGGAAAGGGATTGGAAATTAGAAATTAACAGTTTATAGTCATCGACGAAGTTGCAGCGGCGTTCCTGACAAAAGAAGGCATCATTTGTCCCAAGCATAATCACCACAATATCGGGGTTAAACCGCTCAGCAACATAAAGTAACTCAGTCTGATTTAGGTAGGGCTTGTCAGCTTGAAGCGACACAGTGGTTCGACCGACCCCGAAATTCATTACACGATAGCCATCTCCAAGCATCTCCGACAGGATCTCCGTGTACTCGGTGTCAGATGTTATGCTGTCACCAACACATGCCACACGTATAGGACTTGCAGGAGTGGCGCCGCGGGTTTCAAAGAAGAGAACTGCCAAACTGGCGACTAAAATAACTGCAAATAACACAGCGGCTAACTGTTTTGTGGAGGGCTTCATCCTCAAAAACGTGTCTAGCTATTTCCTATAAGGTTTTTGCAATTGCATTAACCTTTTTTGGGCAGGTACAAAAAGGAAAAACAACATCAACCCTAAAGGAGAAGATGCCTACGCCACAGCCGTTGGACAGCCGCATGTTTGCGAAATTGCTCAACCAGAAATTTAGCTTTGTATACTCGATTTACCAATGATTTTATAAGTTTAAGAAATGTTGGCTAGAATGGTTTGCATGACAAAACTGTGGGTTTTCGTCATATTGATAACGTTAACATTGTTAACGTCGGTTTTTATTGGAAATGCCTCCGCAGCCAATAGCCCGAACTGTTATGTGGGCATAACATTTGGCGGAACCACAGTGGAAGAAGCAAAACAACTAATCGACCAAGTAAAATCGTACATGAACCTTTTTGTGGTTGCGTCATGGACCATAAATGGTGGACCAAACGCGTCTGGGCTAACAGAAATCTGTGATTATGCCACAGCCGCCAACATGCACGTCATCGTTTACTTCAATTTTATTTTTCAAAACTACACTGGCAGCATTGGAAGTCGCTATAATTCTACCACTTGGGATGACTACGATATGTCGCCGTGGCATCGAGACTGGCTAAACGAAGCAAATGACCGCTATGGCGACAAATTCTTAGGCGCCTACCTCTATGATGAACCAGGAGGAAAACAAATCGACTGTGGCTACTGGAACAAAAACAACGCCACATTCGCAGGCACCCCCATCACAATCTATCGCAACGCCACAACCTACGATGACGTCGCCAGAATCTTCACATCCAACATCGCCCGCAGCGGAAGCATGCAAGTCCTCACAAACACCACTTATCGATACAATCTAACGCACACAATTCCCGTCTTCACTTCAGACTACGCACTTTTCTGGTTTGACTACAAAGCAGGATTCGGCACCGTTTTTACTGAAATAGGAGAATTACACGAACAAAACAGAAAAATAGAACAAATCGCGCTGTGCCGAGGCGCCGCTAACGCTCAACACAAAGATTGGGGCGCGATAATCACGTTTGCCAGTTATAATCCAATCACCCCCGAAGACGGAACAACCCTGCTCAATGACATGACTATGGCTTATGAGGCGGGAGCAAAATACGTCATCATCTTTAACTATGTAGTTGATGGGAAATGCTTCTTTACTGATGAGCAGTTTAACGCTATGAAACAATTCTGGGACAACATCCATGCATCTCCAGAAAGGCAAGGTATGTACAGTGGGCAAGTCGCCTTTGTGTTGCCAAATAATTATGGCTGGGGACTACGGGCACCTCATGATAAGATTTGGGGATTCTGGCCTGCCGATAACCAGTCGACACAAATCTGGAATAACATGAATGCCCTAATTGACAAGTACGGTCTAAACCTAGACATTGTCTATGATGACCCCCAGGTTGACATTCAAGGACTCTACGGTAGAACCTACCTGTGGAACAGCACCCTAAACCTCAACGACGATAACTTTGCAAGCCAACCCTACGTGTATATTCCCTTAGTCGGCTTTGTGGGTACAGTTGCAGGCGTATCCACCTATTGGGTTACTAAACGCAAAAAACAAACACCCCCAAAACCGCCATCTGCGCCTACACCGCAACCACAAGTTATGACTACGCAGGGGCCATTGGTGCAAATCCAACAAACCCAACAACCACTACAAAGACCCAAAAGCATGCTTAAACCAAAAGTCGATTTAAACCCAATCTTTGACTCATTCACCCAAACCATAGACCCCCTGTTTGATATTTTGGGGGCTCTGCATGGAGTGGTGAACTGGCAAATAGTAAAGGATAGTATAGAGCATTGCAAATTTTTCAAGGTGATAGGCGCAAGGGACGCTGTTGGAAACCTAGATTTCCACAACCTAACACTCGCAGTCAAGAACCAGCAGCCCCAAGTTGCAGCCCAAGAATGTCGAGCGCTGATGAAAACGTTGCATGCTAACCTATCGACGCTTGCCACAGAAAACTACGACAAGGAAACCCAAGCCAGCTACACTGCCCTTAAAGATGCAGTTGAGGGCTATGTTTTGCTTGACGATTTCTTGTTGGGACAGGTTTTAGGCGACGCCCAAGCTGAGAAAGAAAGAACCGCCCTTACTACGGTTCTGGAGGGCTACATTGAACAGGTTGATGTGGACGGCTTCACCGAATTAGTTGAAGCATTACGCAAAGGCACAGTCTTAGATGTTACAGCTAGCCGCACTCTGCTTCGAAGCGCACAAAAACAGACACTAAACTAAGCTGCTTAGGTTTGCTCTTTGCCTCGGCCTCTTAACTTCGCCAAATTCGTAAATGCCCAACGAAGTGAGGGGGTGCGCCAAATCTTGTCGTTTAAGGCTGTTCGACCCATATTTTTACTATAGAAGGTGCCCCGCATGTATTCTTTGGCGATGTAGCGCCAAGAGTAGAAGCGATTGTAGAATTCACGACGGTTCTTAACCAAATCGAACTCGCCAAGTATGGGGTTCTCAAAAACCGGTGTTTGAAGGTCAAATTTACTCCAATCTTTGGAGACTTTCCAACCCAACTCTT
The DNA window shown above is from Candidatus Bathyarchaeota archaeon and carries:
- a CDS encoding GDSL-type esterase/lipase family protein, with translation MKPSTKQLAAVLFAVILVASLAVLFFETRGATPASPIRVACVGDSITSDTEYTEILSEMLGDGYRVMNFGVGRTTVSLQADKPYLNQTELLYVAERFNPDIVVIMLGTNDAFFCQERRCNFVDDYKLLISNFQSLSSHPKIYIVIPPPAFNNTIGLPPEVLDNEIIPLINQTAIDLNLPTIDVHTPLLNSPNDFEDGVHPNVNGSEVIATEIYNAIT